ATGTTCTGACGTGCATATATTGCATGTCATTGTAAAATCAGGTCTGAACTTGCCTATATAGATTCTATTAGGCATATTTAATCCCTGCCTTTTCTGATATATTAATTCGCATTCTTCCAATACCTTAAATGCTTTATATACAGTTCTAACACTAATGCCTAATATATTGGCTATATCTTCCTTAGTATACAATAGATATATTTCATCTCTATGGTTAACCCATTTATTCTTTTCAGATAGATGCATCCTATCCAGTAATAAGGTATATGTTAGTTTAGTATCTGAATTTAATTTACATCTATAGCATCTATTTATAAAAAGTTCCTTTGGTATTTGAAAGAACTTAAATTGATTAGCTTCATTGATTTTATATTTTTCCATTTCCGAAATTCCACCCCTAAACAAAAATAGAGCCAACTAAATGACTCTATTCCTGCATATTAAACTAAATTTAAACTTTAAAGGAGACGTAATAATAATGAACTTACTTAACAATACTATTTTATGTCACGTGGTAGTTGCACTTATACTTTACGTCTGCTACAACCGCACAGACAGCAATTGAAATAACATTTTATCTTATCCTTTAAGTTAATATCAGTTAGTGCAAATATGTAATAACTGATATATAGTTTACATTTATTTTTATTAACATAATATTTCATATGTATACTTTTGCTGGAGTAGGTGAAGAATCTAACATCACAATACTACTCTGATTAAATAACATCATGGCAGGAGTTGCACCTGCTGTATATCTGGTATACACTCTATCACCATACATGATGTTACCATTACATAAATGCATGTAATATTTATAATTCAAATATGTTGGTAGTTCCGTATTATTTATTTATGCCCCGGAACCATAGGCACTATTTTATAGGAAGATTAATTATATTTGAAAATAACTGCCTGTAGTCCTGCTGTTACTTTCATCCAATCATTGCATACTACTATATTAAATCTTTAAGGTGGACATTGAAAGGACATCTTTATGACACACTTTTGTCAATATTCAATTTTAACTGCATCAACCCCGAATAAGAATATTCCTAATTCTCTACACATATTATTCATCCATCTTCTTAATGTCCTTTCCACAGTGTGAAATTTATCTTCTAATTCCTGGTATGTTTTACCTCCTATATAATGATCTATGAATGCTTGATACTCATTTGATTTTTCATTTTCGTACGTTTTTTTCTTTAGTAGCTCTAAGGATACATCAATATGTGTAATCATTGTCAACGTTCTAAATTTACTTCTTTCTATACTTTTTATATATAATTCATCATAATCTACCATTCCATATATTTCTTCTAGATTTTCCTCTTCTATATCATCAAAGCTTTTATCAGAGCTTAAAATTTCCTTTGCATCTTTTAAATTACTGATTGCCTTTTTAGCATGTTCTTTAAGAGAATTATAATTCTCCATAAGCAACTTTGTATTGTGAAATACATATTTCTTGGCTTCTTTCTTATGTGCCTTGTCAAATTCTTCTATTGCTGTTTTGGTAGCTTGTTCTATTATTTGATGTATATTTACTTTATTTTTCAAAAGAACTCACCTCACATATTATTTTTTCTCCATGCTTTTATTCTCCATGTACTTCACCTATATCTATTTTTTCAAACTCAAACACCCATACCCAAGGATTACCACTCCAGCTATTAGGCCATTTATACCCACAACTATCCCAGAGTTTCCCGAATCCATATTTATAATTATCATCTAGCCCATTAAAAAACTTTTGTGAATAATGATTATAAGAGGCTTTTTCTTTTATCCCTTCCTTTTTAGCTTCATCTTCTGTTATATCCTGTATTCTTTGAACCTTTATATCCGTAACCTTTAAAAATATTCTAGCTGCTTTCTTCGGCATATGAATTGAAGGTATCCACACTTCATCTTTACATTGGTTAGCATTTCCCCAATAAGGAAATTTAGATGGTTCGCCATCTGCTTTATATACAAAACCTTCTTTGCCATCAGGAGTCCATGTATTTGCAAAAGTTTCCCTAACATAAAGAATGTCTCCAATCCAATAAGGTAGTTTATAAAACTTCTCCCCATATTGTCCATCAAAGATTCCTCTAAAACTCACATGATGTTTAGGAGTAAAAAATGTATATCCCCACTTGGCATCTTCAGGAATGTACTCCTTTATAATTCTCCTGGTCTGCGTTTTTCTACTCTCAAGTATTGCTTTTATCATTTTAGTATTAAAAATAATAGGCTTCATCCCATTCCCTCCTACCTCAATCTATTTATCCTCTCCTGGGTTTTCCTGATTCTGTCCTCAAACTCCTTGTCTTTCCTAGCTTTATATTCCTCATACCACATGTCACGATTCTTTTTATAATTATTTATAGTAATGCATATAGCCACAGTACAGATAATACTTATCAGAATCCACGCCCCTATTATTTCAGGGATATATTTTATTAAATCATGCATTTAATCACCTTCTTTAAATTTAGCTTTTACAACCAAAGGATCATCTTTTAAATGCTTTCTAGTATAAACCAAACTATATGGTAGCAAACTTGTTAAACACTCTTTTATACCCCATATAATTAAGAATGGCGCTGTAATTATAACTCCAGCAACAGATAAAATAAGTTTGAATAACTCAATATACGTTTCCTTTATTTTCTTAAAATAATATCCTTCATTTGTAAGGGTAAATACATATTGTATTCTTTTATCCGGGTCATATTTAATTCCAAATTTTCTCAACATTTCTCGTTGTTGAGTAGTTTTTATTATAGTCATTTCATCACCCTACTTTCACATTACACTAATACAGTAGTGGTATGACTATTGCAGGATTCTACTGTATTAGTGTCTTTAATTTATAATTGTTTTAAATATCTAATCAGCAATTCTCTATCTGTATCATATAGTTCTTCTCCTGTCCAGTTTATCATCTCAATATTAATTGCATTAACTGTTTGGACTTTATCTATAATTCCAAACCTATTATATTTTAAATCTAATTCAATCCCATAATAGTAGCCCTTCTTTATAGTAAAATATACGGTACCTTGTTTTTCTTCAATTAGTGTTGTACCATCCAACTTCATGGAAAACCTTGCTTTTTTAAGACATTTTGGTTTACCTTTAGGAACTTTGAATTCATTTGGATAATTACAATTCAAAAATTTCATTTTAAAACTCCTACTATGAGATTATCTTTACTCCTTCAATATCTTTGAGGTTTTCTTCCAAGTACTTCTTAATCCTCTGCATAGCCTCATTTCTCCACGCTCCACCATCTGCCTCAAAGAGTGCTGCGCGTGGTCCACTTTGCATCCTAAAAATAAATTTACTTTCTGGCTGCTCTATCTCTGGAAATGTTCTGTATGGTGCAAGAACTACTGGATTCGGTACAACCACATCATTCACACTTGCGACACCTGTCTTGACGGTCGCTGCTTGGCTAACTCCATCATCTCCATACTCTTTTACAGATGAATCTTTAATATTTCCAGTTATCTTTAACAGTAACCCTCTATCCTTATTTTCTACAAAGCTGCTCTGCAGCATGATATTGAATTCTTCAGTGCCTATAAACCTATCAAATACAAGATTATCTGGCAACAATGCTCTAACAGATATATACTTTTCTCTATCCTTATCGTCTCTAAGTTCTGAATAAAGTTCTACACTAGATGGACTAACAACGTGTATTAATCCTTTATCTCCAAATTTATCATCAATTCCTGACTTAATATAATCAATTAAAGCTGTAAGTGTTGTAACTGTCAATTCTGCTGGCTTAGGGTCTTGTACTCTATAAACTTGGTTTGTGGTAAATTTCTTCCCATCAATATCCAAAACCTTTATTTCACCTAACCCCACTAAATATTCCAATGCTTCTCTTTCTGTGTAATTACTCATTTTTACATTCCTCCAATTTTTTATTTATTATTTAACTATTTTTAAGCCATCTGTATTGTCCTGGTTGTCATTTTCTTTCTTTTCAAGTATTTCTCCAGTTTCAGTGTCAATTTTTACTGCCTGTTGTCCTGGAATCTGCTTTTTATATTCTGCTGCAATTATTTCACCGTCTAAATCCCTATCTATGATTATATTGGTGTGTACTCCTTCTTTTGGTGCCAACGTTGGTTTAGATACTATATCCACATTGGTAATATTTCTGTCTTCATTGGCTTCAAAAACCATGGTTATTACAACTTTCCTCTTGGTCTTCCAAGGTGTATTAGGGTCTGATATATTCTCCATTACTTCCTGGATAGCCTGATTTACCCTTTCTGTAAAAGCCCCCCCTGCAAGATTTTCTAGATTTAACTTTTTAGCCATGATATTTCCTCCTTAAATTTGATTTAATTTGAGAATTACTCTTGGTTGCTCACTATAAAATTTATTTATAGACAAACTTACAATTTGTTTATCATCTGAATAAGCTATTGAATTTAACGAATCACATATCACCTTGGCAATATTATCTAAATCAGGCTTTTTATCTGGTCTTAATTCATTGTGTAGCATTTGTTGACGTTTCTTATTGCTTGTACTTTTGGGAATTTTATAGAATGCCATAATTTCAACTTTTATATATCCTTCAAGCATTGGCAATCTATTGCTTACATAAAGTTCTTTTATATACGTCTCATAATTCACTGTCTTTTCTGGAGTATGTGCTGACTTTGTAAAGCTATTAAATTTAGGTCTTTGCTTGCCCATTGGTTCTCCTGGTATTAATAAGTTTACTGCTTCTTTCACTTTATCACCCCAACAAGCTCCTGCAACTCCAATATCAATCCTGCCAGTTCATCCTTTTTAATTGAGAATCCTGAATTTGGCGTGCTTTTGTATATTATTACTATGTCTTCACCCATTTTATAATTGAAGATTTCTCCTTCTAATTCCTTAATTTTCAGTCTTTTCTTAGGCTTTGCTATGCACGGGTTCATCATTGGCTCACCTTTTGATTTCTCACCCGTTGGAGTTGATTCCCAAGTGCGTTCTGGCTTACTATTTTGTTTTTCTTCTGGAACTATTTTCTTTTCCACTTCTTTTCCTTCATCCTCTCCCCAAATCTGTTCCACTGCTTTCTCTGCCACTTCATCAATACTTTTATTTCCTTTCCACTGGTAGTAATAATTCTCTGCTGTTAAAAGAGTTATTTTAAGTTCCTTGGCTGCTCCATTAATCATTTTTTGTTTAGGTAATTCCTTATGCTCATCAAAATACTTAAAATATTTTTCTTTGTTGCTCATTAATTTCCCTCGCTTTCATATTTTACATATCCTTCCTCTACACCATGCCCACAACACGCTGAAATTGCACCCTCTATATGTCCTAAACAAGCATCATATCCCTCTCTAGTCGGCATACTTCCACACCTTATGCATGGCCTTTCTTCTTTGCTTATAGGTACTCCATCTTCATATACCCAACTATTATCAACATATTTTATTAGGTTTCCTCTGCTATATGCTGTAGCCAATTATCCATCCTCCTATCATATTAGTATTCTAATTTACTCATACATCAATTTTAAGACTATGCTATTTTCCAGTATCCATTTATACCTTTTCGTATTTACTCTTTGAAATTAAACGTTTTTTAATTAATCTGTGGGGTTATTCATCATGCTTTCTAACTTGTCTAGCTTCTTTCTCTTAAATTCATCTATCTTTTTAACATCAAAGACATATTTTAATTGCTCCAAAACTATCTCAACATCTGCGATTTCTTCCTCAACATTATGCTCTTTTCCATGAATATCTTTAACTAACGCCTGAATCAATTCACTACATTCTTCTATGGCTTTTTCTTCTTGATGCTGTATCCCATAGTAGCTTATGGCTCTTTTGTATATCATTGTCCTATATGCATCCTGTAACCTTTTATCTGCAAATCCTTCTTTCATGGCTTTTACTATTTTCTCACCAAGATCTCTTCCTAGTTTACTTTCACCGACTTTAGATTTTGGCACTTCATAATTACCGCATTCTTCATTTCCATCCTTACCCTTTGCAAATCTACATATTGAATTTGTAAATTTACATCTGCCATCTTCACGTTTGTTATCACAATCTTTCTCCAACTTCCATCACTCCTTTACATAATCTTTGTATTGTGAATTAACAGCTTAACCTCAATTGCCCATTTGAATCTGATATTAAATCAGTCCCATAATCCTCATTTATTATCACTTCAAAAACAGCTTCTAAAACTTGTACTACAATGCTATTGCCAGCCAATGCATAAAGAGTTGCATTGCGCTTACCAGTTTTTGTAGGAAATTCTTTTAACATAAGTTCATAATCTTCATCATCAAAACCAAGTAACCTCCAACATTCACGTTCTGTTAAATAGCGATACTGTGGTTTGTTCAATCTAATAATACCTGCATTGGGGCATCTATCTTGCCGTTCAGTTATCGTATAACAGTACTCACCTATAACATCTAATTGGCGTTTATAATTTCCAGATGGATTAGGATTAAATTCTTTGATTTTATTAAGCATTGATGGAATGGTGATTAAATATTGTTCTGGAATCTTATCATCTGGTCCATATTCCAAAAATTCTTTAATATTCCTCATAGATTTGTGCTTCAACTTACTAAAATCAAATATCGAATTTCCTAATAAAGAGATACAAAACAA
This genomic interval from Clostridium kluyveri contains the following:
- a CDS encoding RusA family crossover junction endodeoxyribonuclease, with translation MKEAVNLLIPGEPMGKQRPKFNSFTKSAHTPEKTVNYETYIKELYVSNRLPMLEGYIKVEIMAFYKIPKSTSNKKRQQMLHNELRPDKKPDLDNIAKVICDSLNSIAYSDDKQIVSLSINKFYSEQPRVILKLNQI
- a CDS encoding DNA cytosine methyltransferase, translating into MIKILELFGGIGAPRKALINLGVDHKCIDYVEWQPNRVKAYNALYDHLHKPQDIRGWDLKPDILVHGSPCQDNSRGNKKRKGVAEGSRSQLMLETLRIIKEMGEWKPKVVIWENVKGVLDKDVVSIFNYYLQEIENMGYTNSFDILDARNFGIPHARERLFCISLLGNSIFDFSKLKHKSMRNIKEFLEYGPDDKIPEQYLITIPSMLNKIKEFNPNPSGNYKRQLDVIGEYCYTITERQDRCPNAGIIRLNKPQYRYLTERECWRLLGFDDEDYELMLKEFPTKTGKRNATLYALAGNSIVVQVLEAVFEVIINEDYGTDLISDSNGQLRLSC
- a CDS encoding replication terminator protein, with product MAKKLNLENLAGGAFTERVNQAIQEVMENISDPNTPWKTKRKVVITMVFEANEDRNITNVDIVSKPTLAPKEGVHTNIIIDRDLDGEIIAAEYKKQIPGQQAVKIDTETGEILEKKENDNQDNTDGLKIVK
- a CDS encoding replication initiator protein A encodes the protein MALFLFRGGISEMEKYKINEANQFKFFQIPKELFINRCYRCKLNSDTKLTYTLLLDRMHLSEKNKWVNHRDEIYLLYTKEDIANILGISVRTVYKAFKVLEECELIYQKRQGLNMPNRIYIGKFRPDFTMTCNICTSEHENHTATNM